In the genome of Mucisphaera calidilacus, one region contains:
- a CDS encoding BNR-4 repeat-containing protein, which yields MCALIVFVVLLASACSRGVRPDAGLDPGLAFERGRVVDLAPNGSWVWHTDPVTIWSGGRLYYAYVDSTTRQIMVNSYGPGDGSLSPINLSTERSVAVDDHDHPSISILPDGRLLLVYCRHGRDRGFYFRHASGPTPRALDDLSDERFHGFEANTCYTNVYYLRDERRLHYFGRGVHSKPTWLTSTDLGQTWSDATPWIIPEHNAVRPYVHYASNGRDRIDMIYTDGHPRDEKNSIYHAYYQDDAFYRADGRLIVAADDLPMVHEHGQKGGYVYRYSERPWDTSRGPDDWIPFGRAWVWDIEHDESGNPVCVFTVQVDAPEGSPWTDGRIYYYYGWWDGAVWNKRLIAKAGNALYRGEDDFAGGIALDPDDPSRLFLSSNAVAPFDLTSLDTRIKGDDAYSLYRVRFDRATGRVESEPFYSAEGEMIIRPFVPAGDGPVKSVVWMQGPNYPNMRTYPTRIAGWFSGTEQND from the coding sequence GTGTGTGCCCTAATTGTGTTCGTCGTGCTGCTGGCGAGCGCGTGTTCGCGTGGCGTGCGGCCTGATGCGGGCCTTGATCCGGGGCTTGCGTTCGAGCGTGGGCGGGTGGTCGACCTGGCCCCGAACGGCTCGTGGGTGTGGCACACGGATCCGGTCACGATCTGGAGCGGGGGCCGGCTCTACTACGCCTACGTCGACAGCACGACGCGCCAGATCATGGTGAACTCCTATGGCCCGGGGGATGGGAGCCTCAGCCCGATCAATCTCTCGACCGAGCGTTCGGTCGCGGTGGACGATCACGACCACCCGTCGATCTCGATCCTGCCGGACGGTCGTCTGCTGCTGGTCTACTGCCGTCACGGGCGCGACCGCGGGTTTTACTTTCGGCACGCGAGCGGCCCGACGCCACGCGCTCTCGACGACCTGAGCGATGAGCGTTTCCACGGTTTTGAGGCCAACACCTGCTACACGAACGTGTACTACCTGCGTGACGAGCGGCGGCTTCACTACTTCGGCCGCGGCGTCCACAGCAAGCCGACGTGGCTGACCTCGACCGATCTCGGTCAGACGTGGAGCGACGCGACGCCTTGGATCATCCCCGAGCACAACGCGGTGCGACCCTACGTGCATTACGCGTCGAACGGCCGCGACCGTATCGACATGATCTATACCGACGGGCATCCGCGTGACGAGAAGAACTCGATCTATCACGCGTACTACCAAGACGACGCGTTCTATCGTGCGGACGGCCGTCTCATCGTCGCGGCGGATGATCTGCCGATGGTGCACGAGCATGGCCAGAAAGGCGGTTACGTCTACCGCTACTCCGAGCGTCCCTGGGACACCTCGCGGGGCCCGGATGACTGGATCCCGTTTGGGCGGGCGTGGGTCTGGGATATCGAGCACGATGAATCGGGCAACCCCGTCTGTGTGTTCACGGTTCAGGTTGACGCGCCCGAGGGCTCGCCGTGGACGGACGGGCGGATCTATTACTACTACGGGTGGTGGGATGGCGCCGTCTGGAACAAGCGGCTGATCGCGAAGGCGGGCAACGCCCTGTATCGGGGCGAGGACGATTTCGCGGGCGGGATTGCGCTGGATCCCGATGACCCGTCGCGTCTGTTCCTCTCGTCGAATGCGGTAGCGCCGTTCGATCTCACGTCACTCGACACGCGGATCAAGGGCGACGACGCCTACAGCCTTTACCGGGTTCGTTTCGATCGTGCGACGGGCAGAGTCGAATCCGAACCGTTCTATTCGGCGGAGGGCGAGATGATCATCCGCCCGTTTGTTCCGGCGGGTGACGGCCCGGTGAAGTCGGTTGTCTGGATGCAGGGGCCGAACTACCCCAACATGCGCACCTATCCGACGCGGATCGCCGGCTGGTTCTCCGGCACCGAGCAGAACGACTAA
- a CDS encoding TRAP transporter large permease: protein MNAMIQVLLLGFMALLLMGVPISVALILAAAVAITGFSDFSPGLIPLKMVGATGSFPLLAIPFFVLAGCLMDRGGMSGRLIDLARSVVGRVRGGVAMVSVIACMFFAAVSGSTAATTAAIGIVLIPAMINSGYSRGTATALQATAGSIGIIIPPSIPFVLMGVIGGISIGDLFLGGILPGILTGCVLMVIAFAIATLQRHEPSTPGTSLMAIARALLRSALPLLTVFWVLGGIVGGYVTPTEAAIVAVAWAMLVGGLIYRTLSFSDIYHALIDSTRITGIVVLCIAATAPFAWLMTVEQVPQDIAASMLSLTQNPVALKLMMLLMLLAIGTFLDLTPAMILLVPILMPIACDTIDMAPVHFGVMMVLALGIGQCTPPVGIAIFVACSVGKAEFGEVARSLVPFLAGMLLVLLVVTYWPAVTMTLPALFNGGP from the coding sequence ATGAACGCCATGATCCAGGTGCTGCTGCTCGGTTTCATGGCGCTGCTCCTCATGGGGGTGCCGATCTCCGTCGCGCTTATCCTCGCCGCTGCCGTCGCCATCACCGGGTTCAGCGACTTCAGCCCGGGCCTGATCCCCCTCAAGATGGTCGGGGCCACCGGATCCTTCCCGCTGCTCGCCATCCCCTTCTTCGTCCTGGCCGGATGCCTCATGGACCGTGGCGGGATGTCCGGCCGACTCATCGACCTCGCCCGCTCCGTCGTCGGCAGGGTCCGCGGCGGTGTCGCGATGGTCAGCGTTATCGCCTGCATGTTCTTCGCCGCCGTCTCGGGATCGACCGCCGCCACCACCGCCGCCATCGGCATCGTCCTGATCCCCGCCATGATCAACAGCGGCTACTCGCGAGGAACCGCCACGGCACTCCAGGCCACCGCGGGGTCCATCGGCATCATCATCCCCCCCAGCATCCCCTTTGTCCTCATGGGCGTGATCGGCGGCATCTCCATCGGCGACCTGTTCCTGGGAGGCATCCTCCCGGGCATCCTCACCGGATGCGTCCTTATGGTCATCGCCTTCGCCATCGCCACCCTTCAGCGGCACGAGCCATCAACCCCGGGCACCAGCCTGATGGCCATCGCCCGCGCACTCTTGCGATCCGCGCTGCCGCTGCTCACCGTCTTCTGGGTGCTCGGCGGCATCGTCGGCGGCTACGTGACACCCACCGAGGCAGCCATCGTGGCCGTCGCGTGGGCGATGCTCGTCGGCGGGCTCATCTACCGAACACTGTCATTCAGCGACATCTACCACGCCCTCATCGACAGCACCAGGATCACCGGCATCGTGGTGCTCTGCATCGCCGCGACCGCACCCTTCGCCTGGCTGATGACCGTCGAGCAGGTCCCCCAGGACATCGCGGCTTCCATGCTCAGCCTCACGCAGAACCCCGTCGCACTCAAACTCATGATGCTCCTGATGCTCCTGGCGATCGGGACGTTCCTCGACCTGACGCCCGCCATGATCCTGCTCGTGCCGATCCTCATGCCCATCGCCTGCGACACCATCGACATGGCCCCCGTGCACTTCGGGGTCATGATGGTCCTCGCCCTCGGCATCGGGCAGTGCACACCCCCGGTCGGCATCGCCATCTTTGTCGCCTGCAGCGTGGGCAAGGCCGAGTTCGGTGAGGTGGCCCGATCCCTCGTTCCCTTTCTCGCCGGCATGCTCCTGGTCTTGCTCGTGGTGACCTACTGGCCCGCCGTCACGATGACCCTGCCCGCACTCTTCAACGGCGGACCCTGA
- a CDS encoding TRAP transporter substrate-binding protein — translation MTRCHPFGLIILAVTLFSMTLAGLAGCGQEPNRKPVVKIGEVLPPDHPTSDAMAYFRQRLETHTGQGVEVRRYPSGQLGNAGELIQACRTGDIEIAVVSAAPLAQYVTDMNVVALPFIFRDSQHQARVLDGEVGQTLRRSSEQAGVVALAFMDAGTRNIMTKRGPIVRPEDLKGLKIRVMDSNVLRQTIARLGATALPMSQSEVYSALQSGVIDGWENNPPTCLKFSMHETGCVYFAWTQHVAIPDVMIVSKTWYEGLSPQRREALDRAAQETSSHQRTLWAEYEVQAVEQLKQLGMRFNEVDAQAFRDRLDGAYDEYIEKYGEGFASLIEQIQNTGSPQVDP, via the coding sequence ATGACGCGTTGCCACCCCTTCGGTCTCATCATCCTGGCCGTGACCCTCTTCAGCATGACGCTGGCCGGTCTCGCGGGATGCGGTCAGGAACCCAATCGCAAGCCGGTCGTCAAGATCGGCGAGGTGCTCCCGCCCGACCACCCCACGTCCGACGCCATGGCCTACTTCCGCCAGCGACTCGAAACGCACACCGGGCAGGGCGTTGAAGTCCGACGCTACCCCAGCGGCCAGCTCGGCAACGCCGGCGAACTGATCCAGGCCTGCCGAACCGGCGACATCGAAATCGCCGTCGTCTCCGCGGCACCACTCGCTCAATACGTCACCGATATGAACGTCGTGGCCCTGCCCTTTATCTTCCGCGACAGCCAGCATCAGGCCCGGGTTCTCGACGGCGAGGTGGGCCAGACACTCAGACGCAGCTCCGAGCAGGCCGGCGTCGTCGCACTGGCCTTCATGGATGCCGGGACACGCAACATCATGACCAAGCGAGGCCCGATCGTGCGGCCCGAAGACCTCAAGGGACTCAAGATCAGGGTCATGGATTCCAACGTCCTCAGGCAGACCATCGCGCGGCTGGGCGCAACCGCCTTGCCCATGAGTCAGAGCGAGGTCTACAGCGCACTACAGTCGGGCGTCATCGATGGATGGGAGAACAACCCCCCAACCTGCCTCAAGTTCTCCATGCACGAAACAGGTTGCGTCTACTTCGCCTGGACGCAGCACGTCGCCATCCCCGACGTCATGATCGTCAGCAAGACCTGGTACGAGGGACTCTCCCCGCAACGCCGCGAGGCCCTCGACCGCGCCGCCCAGGAAACATCATCGCACCAGCGAACCCTCTGGGCCGAATACGAGGTGCAGGCGGTCGAACAACTCAAACAGCTGGGCATGCGCTTCAACGAGGTGGATGCCCAGGCTTTCCGCGACCGACTCGACGGGGCCTACGACGAATACATCGAGAAATACGGCGAGGGTTTCGCCTCACTGATCGAGCAGATTCAGAACACAGGTAGCCCGCAGGTTGATCCGTAA
- a CDS encoding IclR family transcriptional regulator produces the protein MNKYSIPNLSKACSALKWLAGETRPVSTSEVARQLSMPRTTAFRMLRTLVDEGMLEEIDGRYRSGVGLLHLGLQALNSVEVNTQADPILKRLSHDTGETAHMAVRADAQMLITKVIDSPSPIRVASRPGTLVSIHCSATGKAVLAAMKPQDRQDVLERIQFEVRTDATHSGVDSLEDDLITIRKRGYAIDDEEYFEGVRCLAATVFDAYEQPVGAIGITATTERFPKKKIPVIAAQVTAAASELSSALGQNPVLSSA, from the coding sequence ATGAACAAATACTCGATCCCCAACCTGTCCAAGGCCTGCTCGGCGCTCAAGTGGCTCGCCGGCGAAACCCGCCCGGTCTCCACCAGCGAGGTCGCGCGTCAGCTGAGCATGCCGCGAACCACCGCGTTCCGAATGCTCCGGACACTGGTCGACGAGGGGATGCTCGAAGAGATCGACGGCCGCTACCGCTCAGGCGTCGGGCTGCTCCACCTGGGCCTTCAGGCACTCAACTCCGTCGAGGTCAACACCCAGGCCGATCCCATTCTCAAACGCCTCTCTCACGACACCGGCGAGACCGCACACATGGCGGTCCGCGCCGATGCGCAGATGCTCATCACCAAAGTCATCGACAGCCCCAGCCCGATCCGTGTCGCCAGCCGACCCGGCACCCTGGTCTCCATCCACTGTTCAGCGACCGGCAAGGCGGTGCTCGCAGCGATGAAACCCCAGGACCGACAGGACGTCCTCGAGCGGATCCAGTTCGAAGTCCGCACCGATGCGACGCACAGCGGGGTCGACAGCCTCGAGGACGACCTCATCACGATCCGAAAACGCGGCTACGCGATCGACGACGAGGAGTATTTCGAGGGCGTCCGCTGCCTCGCAGCGACCGTCTTCGATGCCTACGAGCAACCGGTCGGCGCCATCGGCATCACCGCCACCACCGAACGCTTCCCCAAGAAAAAAATCCCCGTGATCGCCGCGCAGGTCACTGCCGCGGCCAGCGAACTCTCCTCTGCGCTCGGACAGAATCCGGTGCTGAGCTCGGCTTGA
- the kduI gene encoding 5-dehydro-4-deoxy-D-glucuronate isomerase, producing the protein MMDARLHAHETPDAQRYRGLNTRSLRSAFILDGLFQNGETRLYLTDLDRAIVGSAIPTIHPLGLPNTRTLSVDYLCQRRELGVLNIGRPGKVSVDGQEYALDGRDALYIGRGARDIRFSSDDIVDPAIFYLHSYPAHADYPTALITQSQANVVDLGSNDLANKRTINQYIHENGAPSCQLVMGYTELAVGSVWNTMPPHTHDRRTEVYTYFDVPDDQRVLHLMGRPDETRSLWIRNHQTVLSPSWSIHSGVGTAAYRFIWAMGGENQDFNDMDMLAIGDLA; encoded by the coding sequence ATGATGGACGCCAGGCTGCACGCGCACGAAACCCCCGATGCTCAACGTTACCGGGGACTCAACACCCGGTCGCTGAGATCGGCCTTCATCCTCGACGGGCTTTTCCAGAACGGCGAGACCCGGCTCTACCTGACCGACCTCGACCGCGCCATCGTCGGGTCGGCAATCCCGACCATTCACCCGCTCGGCCTCCCCAACACAAGAACGCTCTCGGTCGACTATCTCTGCCAGCGACGCGAACTCGGCGTCCTCAACATCGGCAGGCCCGGAAAGGTGTCCGTCGATGGCCAGGAATACGCGCTGGACGGACGCGATGCGCTCTACATCGGCAGGGGGGCGCGAGACATACGCTTCAGCAGCGACGACATCGTCGATCCCGCCATCTTCTACCTCCACAGCTACCCCGCCCACGCCGACTACCCGACCGCTCTGATCACACAATCCCAAGCCAACGTCGTTGACCTCGGATCAAATGATCTGGCCAACAAGCGGACAATCAACCAGTACATCCACGAGAACGGCGCCCCGAGTTGTCAGCTCGTGATGGGATACACCGAACTCGCCGTCGGCAGCGTCTGGAACACGATGCCGCCGCACACCCACGACCGCAGAACCGAGGTCTACACCTACTTCGACGTGCCCGATGATCAGCGCGTCCTCCACCTCATGGGGCGCCCCGACGAGACCCGGAGCCTCTGGATCAGGAACCACCAGACCGTTCTCTCCCCCTCGTGGTCGATCCACAGCGGCGTCGGCACCGCGGCCTACCGATTCATCTGGGCCATGGGCGGCGAGAATCAGGACTTCAACGATATGGACATGCTGGCGATCGGTGACCTGGCATAA
- a CDS encoding DUF4861 family protein, with translation MQIITRTTTLILTAVLGLQASTRADPMVRQYRILMPAVGTVPVFEDLDNDGDPDVLRTVLRDGMPVQWIDDDDDMTFDDLVGDTDSDCLMIDRNKDGNYGDEHDLMIDWGDEDGDNNADLQVVVENATRKDMLWGPGHYMVMVDTDQDGVLNYIDWNDYKLKCWEHTGTSHFFEDYLGHSMFLKIHTSTYNMPDLRYNWENPFLFYDEDGDDICEVAIRLVDSPRQMPAPHEGFVMPEEGSAIKDEWRRMVVDATIDWVSIATDLDNDTVPGNEFDFDMTLNYAGKGFDYADQVHRFKSLSGIREADKFFYDPRWRQLTELIYPDHDAARDLIYNRGEWGRCWLVFDEDDDCERWERVEVYHPDDPFKIGLYKGGIDWHPQSDSSGDRGEWDSDFSGGGKLYTAGFDGRIHLHGAEWGAWRIDQDAHFYQGWSRSSHTAKKFPTIRYADTDDNGFFDRIDYDLDGDKRYERSVSLISLGIDDTATLIDPAELDYQGYRDLHERVTDAMWARAQKAIEAARANQLDLSPYAGMMKPLSTRQKYHYAYWLNFYIYNDLLELAEHRGDTVFANDLDRAYFSGDWSNLTRPLVAPDPNQHAQMRIEVTNPLDQPRGHQTVEIPWQSIEDAMPHADSQTIRVINGSTGREATSQVIDTDANGTPDLLVFQHHFLASQTVVFTLQATPPVRGQNDPSPVHAKFVPTRMDDFAWESDRIAYRMYGPALRNETISNGIDVWSKRVPYPIVEKWYQPGHDYHTDRGEGADLYKVGNTLGCGGTALVIDGQFVRGENYALWRILANGPVRTLFELTFPERRINGITIRETQRLSLDKGHNLTRITTDYTIDGSPDTIEFATGLVRRNPATHSPSPDRTWLGQWGPLGAKGNGDLGAGVVLQNAGKARYEMIENHHLLLTHLPESGSVVHWAGAGWSRAHRFTDSEKWNAYLTEWAKRVNQPLMIRQIKKGK, from the coding sequence ATGCAGATCATCACACGCACCACCACCCTCATCCTCACAGCCGTGCTCGGCCTCCAGGCTTCCACACGCGCCGACCCCATGGTCCGCCAGTACCGCATCCTGATGCCGGCGGTCGGAACCGTGCCCGTCTTTGAAGACCTCGACAACGACGGCGATCCGGACGTCCTGCGCACGGTGCTCCGCGACGGCATGCCCGTCCAGTGGATCGACGACGACGACGACATGACCTTCGATGACCTCGTCGGCGACACCGACAGCGACTGCCTCATGATCGACCGCAACAAGGACGGGAACTACGGCGACGAACACGACCTCATGATCGACTGGGGCGATGAGGACGGCGACAACAACGCCGACCTGCAGGTCGTCGTCGAGAACGCCACACGCAAGGACATGCTCTGGGGACCCGGCCACTACATGGTCATGGTCGACACCGACCAAGACGGCGTCCTGAACTACATCGACTGGAACGACTACAAGCTCAAGTGCTGGGAACACACCGGGACATCACACTTCTTCGAGGACTACCTCGGCCACAGCATGTTCCTGAAAATACACACCTCCACCTACAACATGCCCGACCTCCGCTACAACTGGGAGAACCCCTTCCTCTTCTACGACGAGGACGGCGACGACATCTGCGAGGTCGCCATCCGACTCGTCGACTCGCCCCGCCAGATGCCGGCACCGCACGAAGGATTCGTCATGCCCGAAGAAGGCTCGGCCATCAAAGACGAATGGCGGCGCATGGTGGTCGACGCAACCATCGACTGGGTCTCCATCGCCACCGACCTCGACAACGACACCGTGCCCGGCAACGAGTTCGACTTCGACATGACCCTCAACTACGCCGGCAAGGGCTTCGACTACGCCGACCAGGTCCACCGCTTCAAGAGCCTCAGCGGCATCCGCGAAGCCGATAAGTTCTTCTACGACCCACGCTGGCGCCAACTCACCGAACTGATCTACCCCGACCACGACGCGGCTAGAGACCTCATCTACAACCGCGGCGAATGGGGGCGGTGCTGGCTGGTCTTCGACGAGGACGACGACTGCGAGCGGTGGGAACGCGTCGAGGTCTACCACCCCGACGACCCCTTCAAGATCGGCCTCTACAAGGGCGGCATCGACTGGCACCCGCAGAGCGACAGCTCCGGCGACCGCGGCGAGTGGGACAGCGACTTCTCAGGCGGAGGAAAACTCTACACCGCAGGATTCGACGGACGCATCCACCTCCACGGCGCCGAGTGGGGAGCCTGGCGCATCGACCAGGACGCACACTTCTACCAGGGCTGGTCACGCAGCTCACACACGGCAAAGAAGTTCCCCACCATCCGATACGCCGACACCGACGACAACGGCTTCTTCGACCGCATCGACTACGACCTCGACGGCGACAAGCGCTACGAGCGTAGCGTCTCCCTCATCTCGCTCGGTATCGACGACACCGCCACTCTGATCGACCCGGCCGAGCTGGACTATCAGGGTTATCGCGACCTCCACGAACGTGTCACCGACGCCATGTGGGCACGCGCTCAGAAAGCCATCGAGGCCGCCCGAGCCAATCAACTCGACCTCTCTCCCTACGCCGGCATGATGAAGCCGCTTAGCACAAGGCAGAAATACCACTACGCCTACTGGCTCAACTTCTACATCTACAACGACCTGCTCGAGCTGGCCGAGCACCGTGGCGACACCGTCTTCGCGAATGACCTCGACCGCGCCTACTTCAGCGGCGACTGGTCCAACCTCACACGCCCCCTCGTCGCGCCCGACCCCAACCAGCACGCTCAGATGCGCATCGAGGTCACCAACCCGCTTGACCAGCCGCGAGGACACCAGACCGTTGAGATACCCTGGCAGAGCATCGAAGACGCCATGCCCCACGCCGACAGCCAGACGATCCGCGTGATCAACGGCAGCACGGGCCGCGAAGCCACCTCACAGGTCATCGACACCGACGCAAACGGCACGCCCGACCTGCTGGTCTTCCAGCACCACTTCCTCGCCAGCCAGACCGTCGTCTTCACCCTTCAAGCGACCCCGCCCGTACGCGGACAAAACGACCCCTCGCCCGTGCACGCCAAATTCGTCCCCACGCGCATGGACGACTTCGCCTGGGAAAGCGACCGCATCGCCTACCGGATGTACGGCCCGGCGCTCCGCAACGAGACCATCAGCAACGGCATCGACGTCTGGAGCAAGCGGGTCCCCTACCCCATCGTCGAGAAGTGGTACCAGCCCGGACACGACTACCACACCGACCGCGGTGAAGGAGCCGACCTCTACAAGGTCGGCAACACGCTCGGCTGCGGCGGGACCGCCTTGGTCATCGACGGCCAGTTCGTCCGTGGCGAAAACTACGCGTTGTGGCGCATCCTCGCCAACGGGCCCGTCCGCACCCTCTTCGAACTCACCTTCCCCGAACGCCGGATCAACGGCATCACCATCCGCGAGACGCAGCGACTCAGCCTCGACAAGGGCCACAACCTCACCCGCATCACCACCGACTACACCATCGACGGCAGCCCCGACACCATCGAGTTCGCCACCGGCCTGGTCAGACGTAACCCCGCCACCCACAGCCCATCACCCGACAGAACCTGGCTCGGGCAGTGGGGACCGCTCGGCGCGAAGGGCAACGGAGACCTCGGCGCAGGCGTCGTACTCCAGAACGCCGGCAAGGCTCGTTACGAGATGATCGAGAACCACCACCTGCTCCTCACCCACCTGCCGGAGAGCGGATCCGTAGTCCACTGGGCCGGAGCAGGCTGGAGCCGGGCTCACCGATTCACGGATTCCGAGAAATGGAACGCCTATCTCACGGAGTGGGCCAAACGCGTCAACCAACCGCTGATGATCCGACAGATCAAGAAAGGTAAGTGA
- a CDS encoding SDR family NAD(P)-dependent oxidoreductase, which produces MSPSNSFSLEGKTALVTGCRTGIGYAIAEGLAEAGADIVGVSSTLDPLRSDVAHAVAATGRSFTGYACDMGDREALQQFIRQVRANHPVIDILVNNAGTIRRTPAAEHPDGMWDEVIGVNLTAPFILSREIGRDMLQRGHGKILFIASLLTYQGGITVPGYAASKAGIGRLTMALANEWAGRGVNVNAIAPGYIATDNTQALRDDPVRSEQILARIPAGRWGQPDDFKGPAVFLASSASDYCHGTTLLVDGGWMGR; this is translated from the coding sequence ATGTCACCGTCGAACAGCTTTAGCCTTGAGGGTAAGACAGCCCTGGTCACCGGGTGCCGGACCGGCATCGGCTACGCCATCGCCGAGGGACTCGCCGAAGCCGGCGCCGACATCGTGGGCGTCAGCTCCACACTCGACCCGCTACGCAGCGACGTCGCGCACGCCGTCGCCGCGACAGGCCGAAGCTTCACCGGCTACGCCTGCGACATGGGCGACCGGGAAGCCCTCCAGCAGTTCATCCGGCAGGTGCGCGCGAACCACCCGGTCATCGACATCCTCGTCAACAACGCCGGAACCATACGACGCACACCCGCCGCCGAACACCCCGACGGCATGTGGGACGAGGTCATCGGCGTCAACCTCACCGCGCCCTTCATCCTCAGCCGCGAGATCGGTCGCGACATGCTCCAACGGGGACACGGCAAGATCCTCTTTATCGCCTCGCTCCTGACCTACCAGGGAGGCATCACCGTCCCGGGCTACGCGGCCAGCAAGGCCGGCATCGGACGCCTCACCATGGCGCTCGCCAACGAGTGGGCGGGCAGGGGGGTCAACGTCAACGCGATCGCTCCGGGCTACATCGCCACCGACAACACGCAGGCCCTGCGCGACGACCCCGTCCGCAGCGAGCAGATCCTCGCACGCATACCTGCGGGACGCTGGGGACAACCCGATGACTTCAAGGGGCCCGCCGTCTTCCTCGCCTCATCCGCCTCCGACTACTGCCACGGGACCACGCTCCTCGTTGACGGCGGATGGATGGGGCGCTGA
- a CDS encoding acyltransferase family protein, with the protein MTTAAPDLASVPSDRDVLIDVLRAIGLVMIVLAHTIPSGWTIFQLRNFDVPLMAFVAGMSFAVTAPERLSLGPYYLKRIGRLLVPTYTFLLLFFGITALCCWLIDQPFALQGGWYQTFMLTNHPPSIGYVWIIRVFVLLAATAPLLHWVWMRTPKAVFASSLIVAYAGYEVAFYNIPRPETVWVRTLLFTYIYFAISYALMFGVGMLCTRLSALQRFLAVIFFSIVFVICIFYFARGDEITLRMQSYKYPPRLYYVSWGMLMSLTLSLVLMRLWLPGVLMSAVRFLSSASLWIYLWHIAVLYIIRWHLGGVEVLKNHWIKFGVVLVTASLITLAHRLVFRWLSRRLEPLPPLAGFVRLAFLK; encoded by the coding sequence GTGACAACAGCAGCACCTGATCTGGCCAGCGTGCCGAGTGATCGAGATGTACTGATCGATGTGCTGCGTGCCATCGGCCTGGTCATGATTGTTCTGGCTCACACGATCCCGTCAGGCTGGACGATCTTCCAGCTTCGGAATTTCGACGTGCCCCTGATGGCCTTTGTCGCGGGGATGTCGTTCGCCGTCACAGCGCCGGAGCGGCTCAGTCTGGGGCCTTATTACCTCAAGCGGATCGGGCGTCTGCTCGTGCCGACCTACACGTTCCTGCTGCTGTTCTTCGGCATCACGGCGCTGTGCTGCTGGCTGATCGATCAGCCGTTCGCGTTGCAGGGCGGGTGGTACCAGACGTTCATGCTGACCAATCACCCGCCCTCGATCGGCTACGTCTGGATCATCCGCGTCTTCGTGCTCCTCGCTGCGACCGCCCCGCTGCTGCACTGGGTCTGGATGCGTACGCCCAAGGCGGTCTTTGCTTCGAGCCTGATTGTCGCGTACGCGGGTTACGAGGTTGCCTTCTACAACATCCCCCGTCCCGAGACGGTCTGGGTGCGGACGCTGCTGTTCACCTACATCTACTTCGCGATCTCGTACGCGCTGATGTTCGGCGTGGGTATGCTCTGCACGAGGCTGAGTGCGTTGCAGCGTTTTCTTGCGGTGATCTTCTTTTCGATCGTCTTCGTGATCTGTATTTTCTACTTTGCCCGGGGAGACGAGATCACGCTGAGGATGCAGAGCTACAAGTACCCCCCTCGTCTTTACTATGTGTCCTGGGGCATGCTGATGTCGTTGACACTCAGCCTTGTCCTGATGCGGCTGTGGCTTCCCGGCGTGTTGATGTCGGCTGTCCGTTTCCTGAGCTCGGCGTCGCTGTGGATCTATCTCTGGCACATCGCGGTGCTGTATATCATCCGCTGGCATCTCGGGGGCGTCGAGGTGCTCAAGAACCACTGGATCAAGTTCGGCGTGGTGCTGGTGACCGCATCCCTGATCACGCTGGCACACCGCCTGGTATTCCGTTGGCTCAGTCGGCGGCTGGAGCCGCTCCCGCCCCTCGCGGGCTTCGTGCGACTGGCGTTTCTCAAGTAA
- a CDS encoding TRAP transporter small permease: MIRKLADHLEEVAGAALLAVMCVITLIQVIGRYILTDPPAWTEELATILFTWLVFVGASLALKRNEHFVVAVFVDWLPDRLGSAARGIAHTLVAICCLVLIWYGVGLTISGHDVDTAVLELPRSWVYLAIPVGALLMLLRTISLIWRRPQAVTRETES; the protein is encoded by the coding sequence TTGATCCGTAAACTCGCCGATCATCTCGAGGAAGTCGCCGGAGCAGCTCTGCTGGCCGTGATGTGCGTCATCACCCTGATCCAGGTGATCGGACGCTATATCCTCACCGATCCGCCCGCCTGGACCGAGGAACTCGCCACCATCCTCTTCACCTGGCTGGTCTTTGTCGGGGCCTCGCTCGCGCTCAAACGCAACGAGCACTTCGTCGTCGCCGTCTTCGTGGACTGGCTGCCCGACAGGCTGGGATCGGCCGCCCGAGGCATCGCTCACACCCTGGTCGCCATCTGCTGCCTCGTCCTGATCTGGTATGGCGTCGGCCTCACGATCAGCGGGCACGACGTCGACACCGCCGTCCTTGAACTGCCACGATCCTGGGTCTACCTCGCGATCCCGGTCGGGGCGCTCCTCATGCTGCTGCGGACAATCTCCCTGATCTGGCGACGGCCTCAGGCAGTCACCCGCGAGACCGAATCATGA